Proteins encoded together in one Erinaceus europaeus chromosome 11, mEriEur2.1, whole genome shotgun sequence window:
- the SPZ1 gene encoding spermatogenic leucine zipper protein 1 — translation MLRGLSPSLFGIAKDFCFLHCPVTGPTNPAGMDMSTLSESPRTTTDLSQDSLDGRMIFALLKNDSVSQVSCHSLPPLKNSRCQLTEKWKPETLLTELKAILKYMTCPEKKAVSAEEPCQEATISEDVSELKARIRRLDKINRMLLKNLLGRLESEKEQDTKEQEVALESQQSMPDFTRRAVSHSAGKRALSETQLSREKARYRSPSVPTEHTKLRHNMDQLLQETEHWHAQHRELSELIRSYQKSQKDIRENLRRAGGQMHSQPTRESVRLAFERQLKDLKRDTKTLNLAAALLQNECQILTQKIELLKVHDQMEKALPQKPVPSKPDQNKKPQKVLGTEKEETQKQKMQDMGGSFQKRDKFCRSLDVCRHKKARNNRFNMRVARRVFLGKKRTPCSLR, via the coding sequence ATGCTCAGAGGACTATCACCTTCCCTCTTTGGAATCGCTAAGGATTTCTGCTTTCTTCACTGCCCTGTCACCGGCCCCACTAACCCAGCTGGGATGGATATGTCTACACTGTCTGAATCTCCCAGGACTACTACAGATCTCAGTCAAGACTCTTTGGACGGTAGAATGATCTTTGCCTTGCTCAAAAATGATTCAGTGTCCCAGGTCtcctgtcattctctccctcccctcaagaATAGTAGATGCCAACTCACTGAAAAATGGAAGCCTGAAACCCTTTTAACAGAACTTAAAGCTATCCTAAAGTATATGACATGTCCTGAAAAGAAGGCCGTCAGTGCAGAAGAACCTTGTCAAGAAGCCACTATTTCTGAGGATGTCTCAGAACTCAAAGCAAGAATCAGAAGGCTTGATAAAATAAACCGAATGCTATTGAAAAATCTACTTGGAAGACTAGAATCCGAGAAAGAGCAGGACACAAAGGAGCAGGAGGTCGCACTGGAAAGCCAGCAGTCGATGCCAGATTTTACAAGGCGTGCGGTAAGTCACTCGGCAGGGAAAAGAGCACTTAGTGAGACTCAGCTGAGCCGGGAGAAAGCCAGGTACCGGTCCCCTTCTGTCCCCACAGAACATACCAAACTTAGACACAACATGGACCAGTTACTACAGGAGACGGAACACTGGCACGCCCAACACAGAGAGCTGAGCGAACTCATACGATCCTATCAGAAGTCCCAGAAAGACATAAGAGAGAACCTCAGGAGAGCTGGTGGACAAATGCACAGCCAGCCCACCAGGGAGTCAGTGAGGCTGGCGTTTGAGAGGCAGCTCAAGGACTTGAAACGGGACACAAAAACCTTGAACTTGGCTGCCGCTCTGCTGCAGAATGAATGCCAGATCTTAACGCAGAAGATTGAGCTCCTCAAGGTGCACGATCAGATGGAGAAAGCTCTCCCACAGAAGCCAGTTCCCAGCAAACCTGACCAGAACAAGAAACCACAGAAAGTCCTGGGAACAGAGAAGGAAGAAACGCAGAAGCAGAAAATGCAAGACATGGGGGGCTCCTTTCAGAAGAGAGACAAATTCTGCAGAAGCCTGGATGTGTGTCGTCATAAGAAAGCGCGTAATAACAGGTTTAATATGCGAGTTGCCAGGAGGGtgtttctggggaaaaaaaggacgCCCTGCAGCCTAAGGTAG